Within the Thermosynechococcaceae cyanobacterium Okahandja genome, the region CCGCCCACCTGTAACCGCGCCGCTGCTAGGGTGGCCATAATTTCACTGGGGTGGTGGGCATAGTCATCAATAAAGCGGATGCCATTCACTTGCCCCCGCTCCTCGAACCGCCGCCGCGCCCCCGTAAAGGCCAACAGCGCTGCCGCAATAGTGGCAAAATCAATGCCAAGGTAGCGCCCCACCGCAATAACCGCCAAGGCATTTTGGAGATTGTGGGCACCCAGAACATTCAGTTGCAAAATACCTAGGGACGTGCCCCGCTCCCATACCCGCGCCGTTGTGCCGTGGGAACTGTAGTGGATGTGATCCACGCAATAGTCAACATCCCCCTGCCGCTGTAGGCTATAGGTTATGAGGCGAGGATGCCGGAGGCGATCGCGCACATTGGGGCAGTCAACACAGCCAACGACAATATCTGACTGGTCGGCAAATTGTTGAAAGGTGGCCAGCACCTCCTCTAAAGAGGTGTAGTGGTCGGGGTGGTCTAGCTCAATATTGGTAATTACGCCAATGTGGGGCTGGAATTTGCGTAGCGAGCCGTCGGACTCATCTGCTTCGGCCACGAGATAACGGCTGTGACCCACCCGGGCATTGCCCTGCCATGCCGCCACTTCACCACCAATAATAATAGTGGGGTCTAACCCGGCCTCTAACAGCAGGTAAGCCATCATGCTACTGGTGGTGGTTTTGCCATGAGTACCGGCAACGGCAATACTTTCAGAGCGATGCATCAAGGCCGCTAACACATCGGAGCGGTGAAATAGGGGGCACCGGAGTCGCTGAGCCGCTTGGTATTCAGGGTTGTCCGCCCGAATAGCGGTCGAACAAATCACTTGGGGGAGATCGGGATAGGGGTAAGCCTCTAGATTGCTGGCCTCTTGACCAATAAATACCTGTACCCCTAGGTTAGATAGCTGCTCGGTAAGGCGGTTACTGCGGAGATCCGACCCAGTGACCGTGAATCCTTGTTTTGCCAAAATATAGGCAAGGGCTGACATGCCAATACCACCGATGCCAAGGAAGTGGAACGGACGGTGATTAAACTCGATCACTGGCTGACCCACAGACAACTCCTTACTCCCACCACACTTGATTTATAGATAATTATCAATAGGTATAAACCCTCAGGCTGATCATAGCAGGTGAACCTGAATGTCTATGGGCTAATACTGGCAGATCTAAGCAAAATATGTAACCCTTGGGAGTTAATTTTTGGGCTAGGGGTAATAGCTTGGCTCCCGTGGCGAGGCAATAAATTCTTGCTGAGGTGAATTCACCGCGGTGTAAGGTATAAGGTTGATACCCCTCGGCTGGGGGTGTACCTGCCGTTATCTTGCTGAGGACTGGGAATGCTAACGAATCTACTGGCTTGGAGTCT harbors:
- the murC gene encoding UDP-N-acetylmuramate--L-alanine ligase, which translates into the protein MGQPVIEFNHRPFHFLGIGGIGMSALAYILAKQGFTVTGSDLRSNRLTEQLSNLGVQVFIGQEASNLEAYPYPDLPQVICSTAIRADNPEYQAAQRLRCPLFHRSDVLAALMHRSESIAVAGTHGKTTTSSMMAYLLLEAGLDPTIIIGGEVAAWQGNARVGHSRYLVAEADESDGSLRKFQPHIGVITNIELDHPDHYTSLEEVLATFQQFADQSDIVVGCVDCPNVRDRLRHPRLITYSLQRQGDVDYCVDHIHYSSHGTTARVWERGTSLGILQLNVLGAHNLQNALAVIAVGRYLGIDFATIAAALLAFTGARRRFEERGQVNGIRFIDDYAHHPSEIMATLAAARLQVGGNSPWQRLVAVFQPHRYSRTQTFLDAFGQSFAAADQVILTDIYSAGEPNPGTISGGDVAECTRQYHPAVSYCATFEAVQAHLATVLQPGDLVVFLGAGNLNQLIPDIIAAQARLTPLPEAIAL